The Aminipila terrae nucleotide sequence AAAGAAGCGATTACAAAGTACAAAGAAGTACGAAACAACTAGGAATGTCACTACAGTAAAAATCTGCAAATGTTCAATTTGTGATTTTTAAGCAATGATCTTTCCATAGTTTACATGGTGAACTGGGACAGGTCTTTATAGGAGGAGAATATGGCTTCAAATAATATGCAGGATATAAAACGCCGCATAAAGAGCGTAACCAGCACAGAGCACATAACCAGTGCGATGAAGCTCGTTTCTGCTGCAAAGCTGAGAAGAGCTAAGGCCACCTTCGAAAAAACAACTGAATATTTTCATTATATTACAGAATCTATAGCAGATATTTTCAACAATATCAGTGATGCCCCAGAGCAGTATCTGGCTGGGAGCCGTGAGATTAAAACAACTTGTTACATTATTGTAACAAGTAACAGAGGCTTATGTGGAGGATTTAACTCCAACATTATAAAACAAGCAGAAGCTGAGATTAAGGCTGATCCCGAAAAACCGGTGATTGTTGCTGTAGGAACAAAAGGAAAGGAATATTTCGCAAAGAGAGGTTATGATATTTATAGTGAATATTCAGAGGCTCCAGAGAGTATTTCTTTCTTAGAAACAAAACAAATCAGTAGACCTATTATAGATATGTATAATTCTGGTGAAATTGATGAGGTAGTGATTATTTATACTTCCTTTAAAAACTCTATGGAGCAGGAAGTGAAACGCGAAACATTACTGCCTATTGATATAAAAAATGACCCGGAAGTAATTAAACATGACAGAGAAGTTGAATATGAGCCATCGGTTGAGGCTGTATTTGAATATTTGATTCCTAAATATGTCGAAATAAAGGTATACGGAGCTATTGTTGAATCTGCTACCTGTGAACATGCTGCCAGAAGAATGGCTATGGAAAACGCTACAGATAATGCCAGAGAAATGCTGGAAAATCTGTCTCTATTCTATAACAGAGCTAGACAGGCTGCTATCACAGATGAGATTATTGAAATTGTTGCAGGGGCAGAAGCCCAAAAATAAGTTGTTACAAAAGAAGTAGGGAGGTGGTTTGGAATATGGAACAGAATAAAGGTATTATTCACCAGATTATCGGACCGGTTATTGATATAAAATTTTCACCCGAACATATGCCTGAACTGTTAAATGCTATCATCATAAAGCACGAGGGCAGAGATATTGTGGCAGAAGTTTCACAGCACGTTGGAGATGATATCGTAAAATGTGTTGCTTTATCAGCTACAGATGGCTTAACAAGAGGTATGGAAGCTATTAATACAGGAGCTCCTATTCAGGTTCCTGTAGGGAAAGAAGTACTGGGCAGATTATTTAATGTTATAGGTGAAACAATAGATGAAAAAGGTCCTGTTGCTACAGCGGAAAAGCACTCTATTCACAGAGATGCTCCACCTTTTGAAGAACAGGATACAAGTGCGAGGATTTTCGAAACGGGAATCAAGGTTATCGACTTAATTGCACCATATACCAGAGGCGGAAAGGTTGGTCTTTTCGGCGGTGCTGGTGTAGGCAAAACAGTTCTTATTCAGGAACTTATCAGTAATATCGCAAAAGAACATGGCGGTATTTCTGTATTTGCTGGCGTTGGTGAAAGAACAAGAGAAGGTAATGACCTGTACTATGAAATGATAGAATCAGGCGTTATTGATAAAACAGCTATGGTATTTGGTCAGATGAATGAACCGCCGGGAGCCAGAATGAGAGTAGCCCTGACAGGTTTAACTATGGCAGAATACTTCAGAGATGTTGAAGGACAGGATGTACTTCTGTTCATTGACAATATCTTCAGATTTACACAAGCAGGTTCAGAGGTATCGGCACTACTAGGACGTGTACCATCAGCGGTAGGCTATCAACCAACACTTGCTACTGAAATGGGTGCATTGCAGGAAAGAATTACTTCAACAAAGAAGGGTTCTATTACATCAGTACAGGCTATTTATGTACCTGCTGATGACTTGACTGACCCTGCTCCGGCAACTACTTTTGCTCACTTGGATGCTACGACAGTATTGTCACGTTCAATCAGTGCGCTTGGTATTTATCCGGCAGTTGACCCGCTTGAATCTACTTCAAGAATTATGGATCCTAATATTCTTGGTGATGAACACTATGACACAGCCAGAGGCGTACAGGAAGTTCTTCAGAGATATAAGGATTTACAGGATATTATCGCAATTCTTGGTATGGATGAGTTGTCAGATTCTGATAAACTTATCGTTTCCCGAGCAAGAAAAATCCAGAGATTCTTATCTCAGCCATTTAGTGTTGCAGAGCAGTTCACTGGTATGGAAGGAAAATATCTTCCATTAAAGGAAACAATACGAGGATTTAAAGAAATTCTTGAAGGTAAGCACGATGAAATCCCTGAATCTATGTTCTTGCTTGCAGGTGGTATAGACGAAGTTGTAGAAAAGTTTAAGGCGTCAAAATAATTTTTCGCCGGGAAGGGAGATAATAAAATGGCTAAGAGTGTATTACTTGAAGTTATAACACCTTCAAAACTATTCTATAAAGATAAGGTTGAGATGGTTATAGTCAGAACCTTAACAGG carries:
- the atpD gene encoding F0F1 ATP synthase subunit beta, whose protein sequence is MEQNKGIIHQIIGPVIDIKFSPEHMPELLNAIIIKHEGRDIVAEVSQHVGDDIVKCVALSATDGLTRGMEAINTGAPIQVPVGKEVLGRLFNVIGETIDEKGPVATAEKHSIHRDAPPFEEQDTSARIFETGIKVIDLIAPYTRGGKVGLFGGAGVGKTVLIQELISNIAKEHGGISVFAGVGERTREGNDLYYEMIESGVIDKTAMVFGQMNEPPGARMRVALTGLTMAEYFRDVEGQDVLLFIDNIFRFTQAGSEVSALLGRVPSAVGYQPTLATEMGALQERITSTKKGSITSVQAIYVPADDLTDPAPATTFAHLDATTVLSRSISALGIYPAVDPLESTSRIMDPNILGDEHYDTARGVQEVLQRYKDLQDIIAILGMDELSDSDKLIVSRARKIQRFLSQPFSVAEQFTGMEGKYLPLKETIRGFKEILEGKHDEIPESMFLLAGGIDEVVEKFKASK
- the atpG gene encoding ATP synthase F1 subunit gamma; this translates as MASNNMQDIKRRIKSVTSTEHITSAMKLVSAAKLRRAKATFEKTTEYFHYITESIADIFNNISDAPEQYLAGSREIKTTCYIIVTSNRGLCGGFNSNIIKQAEAEIKADPEKPVIVAVGTKGKEYFAKRGYDIYSEYSEAPESISFLETKQISRPIIDMYNSGEIDEVVIIYTSFKNSMEQEVKRETLLPIDIKNDPEVIKHDREVEYEPSVEAVFEYLIPKYVEIKVYGAIVESATCEHAARRMAMENATDNAREMLENLSLFYNRARQAAITDEIIEIVAGAEAQK